The genomic window GCTTTTCCTTGATATCCTTCATAAGAGTCACTTCAGGCTTATCAAGATTGATGATTCTTGGATAATCCTTTTTTGTTCTGTCCACTGCCTTTGTACCAAGACCCATTACAAGTCTAAGCATTCCCTTACTGTTGTCCATGTCTGGAAGGGGAGAATATGGACTGTATGAAAATCCAACGCCTGCAGCAGTAGGGAAGAGATAATCTCCATAATATGAACCGGAAACCCTTTGAACCAGAAGAGCCATCTGCTCGTCCACATCATCCAGACCGTTCAATTTCCTGTATTCCAAAGCGGAAACATTCATTGTACTTGAATATACCACTTTCACCGCATCTTCAAATGCTGCCAGACGCTCTTCAAGAGACCCTCTGTTTACGCAAAAGACAGATTCGTATTTTCCTGCAAACGCATTGCCGTATCCGTCCTCAAGAAAACTGCTTGAACGGACAATAATCGGATTTTGACCGAAATAATCCAATATCTTTATGAACTCCTTTTTGATTTCATCCGAGAAAGTACCGTTTTTAAGACCATCTTCCAGCTTTTTGCCATATTCATAATAGCCTTCTTCGGTTCTCTGATTTACCCTGAGGTCCCACAAGTCATTTGAAACAATATAAGTGTAAAACAAATCAGAACCTATATAGAACGAGTCGTCAGGTTCAAAGACATTGTTGTAGAGTTCCGGACAGTTCTTTTCAATTATCTTTCTTGCAAGAAGCATTCCGCAGGATTTACCTCCTACAGATCCGCTGCCTACACGACGGTCATAGATTGTAGTGTAATCCTCAAAGGTGAAATATTCCTTAATTTTGGAAAGCATCTTCTCGTCCTTGGTCATCATGAGCTCGCAGATCTTGTCGCACTCGTCATCGATGTTTTCTCCATCACCATGTTTCCTTCTAACCTGAAGCATGTATCGCTCCCAGCTGTCTAGAATCTGTCCGTTTTGGTATTTATCAGAATCATTGACTGTCTTGTAGTATTTGCTTACTTCATGACCGTCTTGAAGAACCTTGACGGAACCTGTTTGGGGATTGAACTTGTGTCCCAGAAACATGGTCTGGGAATATCTGTTCCATACCTTCAGAGGCGATACATAGACTTCATCGGGAGAATTTGAGTATACATTCAAAAACAGCTGTGTGGTCTCACGAATTTTGGCTATGGCATCATAGGAATGTCTTCCACGAATAATTGGGAAGTATGCTACAGTATCGAGCTGGAATAAGAATGGACAGGTAACCTTAAAGAAGTTGCCCATCATCAAATCTGTTGACCAGACCGCCTGAAGGTCGCTTAAACAGTCAAAGACATAGAATGCATCGAATCCTTCAAGTTCTATGATTCTGTGGACTTCCAGAGTGAATGTTTCAAATTGGTTGTATGGATTCACCTGATATATCTTGATTCCATCACGTTCAATCATAGAAAACTCTTTGTCAGGATTATTCTGTTCTATTTCAAGCAATTCAAAGTCCTCATCAGTCATTTCTATCAAAGGAGGGTGATTAGCAAAACGGATATATATCAAGTTTCGACCGTCTTCCTTTGCCTGCCGTATATAGGGATTGACGAAGTAGGAAAATTCATTTAAATTTGTAACGTTCCAAACTACATTATCCCCTAAACGAATATTATCCAAAGCAGTGTCAAGCCCCGGAATTCCAGATTTTATTCTATCAAATGCCGCCATAACAATATCTCCCAAATTTTAATATTAAAAGACTAATTTCTCACCATAGGCACTCCAGTCAGTTGTGAAGCTTCCATTGTCAATGCCACAAGGTCTTGACGTTCAAGCTTTTCAATATCAGTATTTCCAGCCTGTTGGGTCAGGGAAGTTACTTCCTGAGTCATTGCGTCAATGTAATTTGCAACCTGCTGACCTTTTCTTATTGGATCAAGTCTTCTTCTAAGCATTCTTTCCTGTGTTGCAATTCCTTTCGGACAGATTCCTTCAGAACAGCTTTGACAAACCTTACATCCAATGGAAATCAATGCGGAAGTAGCTATATATACTGCATCTGCACCTAATGCTATTGCTTTTGCCACATCAGCTCCGGATCTGATACCTCCTGCAGCAACAAGACTTACCTCGCTTCTCAAGTTAATGTCCTTTAAGGCATCATCGGCTTTTACGATTGCTTCTATGGTAGGAATACCTGCATGCTCTGTAACCACTTCAGGTCCAGCACCGGTTCCTCCCTGCATACCGTCGACTACAATAATGTCTGCACCTGCCTTTGCTGCAATTTTTACATCCTGTTCGACTCTTCCTGCTGCGAATTTTACAATGATTGGTACTTTCCAGTCTGTTATCTCCCTTAACTGGTCGATTTTCATACCCAAATCCTCAGGCCCTACAATATCCATATGTCTTGCCGGACTCAATGCAGATGTTCCTTCAGGAATATTACGGACCCTTGCAACTTCTGCAGTTACTTTATGGGCAAGCAAATGTCCACCCATACCTGATTTTGCGCCCTGACCTATTTTAATTTCGACAGCTTCGGCATTGTTTAAATAGCTGGCTGAAACACCGAAACGGCCTGAAGCGTATTGGGCAATCAGCTTGTCTGCGAAATGTCTTTCTTCAGGAAGCATTCCACCTTCACCTGTGTTGGCAATTGAGCCTGCCTTGCTGCTTCCTATAGCCAATGCTATTTTTGCTTCCTTACTCAATGCACCAAAAGACATTGCCCCGATCATAATGGGAGTTGCTATTTCAATCGGATTTTCAGCAAATCTGTCTCCAAGCACAATTGAAGTCTTACAAGGTTCCCTGTATGAATCTATTGGAGGTCTTGACACCTGTGCCGGCAATATGCTCAAGTCATCAAATGTCGGGATTTTTCTGGTCAGTCCACAGCCCCGTACCTTATATGAACCTGACTGGCTTTTACGCTTAATTTCAACCATTGTTGAATTTGACCAGACTCCCCTTCCTTCATCTGCAAGAGGCCTGACATAAATTGCGTGTGTTGGGCACATCTCTTCACATATTTTACATCCCACACAGTTTTCCTGGCGAATCGGAAGAGGTTCGTCATTGATTACTTCATATACATCATGAGGACAATTTGAGTAACAGCTGTAACAGTTTTTACATGCAGACTGTTTAGGGTTATCACACAGATACCAGCAGCAGCCTGGCCTATCATTATTCTGTTTGCATATTTCTATCTTACGCTCTACAGTGAATGACATTTAATTTACCCCCTCTTTCAAATATTTCAATGGCTTAAATACAGGACAGACAGAATATTTTGTTCCCCCTGATTTAACAACCTCATCAATCGCATTTGTTATTTTTGCATATGGCTTCCAAGCCAGATCATCTTTTTTATCAACAATCAGAGCATCAGTCACGATTTTATTAGACAACAAGTAATCCAAGAGAGTTGTAACAATGGAACCGTCCTGGCCCTGAGTGTGCTTGATTGATTTGACTGACAATACCTTTATAAAATCGCCAATCGGTTTTGAGTTGTCGTTTCTCAAGTCCTCATGTATGAATGTTCTTGGACAGACTCTGAAGCATGCATGGCAATCCTCTGGACATTCTCCTCTTTTTCGAGGTTTTGTATCATCAATTGTTATCAAATCCTCCGGACAGGCATATTCGCATGCTCCGCACAGAACGCATGCCCCCACGTCAATGACATTATATTTCAAGTCCATGAAGTTGGATTCGGTATTTTCCTTATTGATTGAATTGTCTGATTTTTCCCTTTGATACAAAACGGGACGAGCCAGAAATTCTCTTCTTTCAATGTTTTCCAGATTTTTGGCTATTTTACCTTCTGCAAGTTTATTGAGAAATTTGAATTGTGATTCTGTAAGATCCCTTGCCTTGATGAATTCCTGTTTTATTGCTCCGTCAACTATCTCTTCACCTTTTTTGGTTCTGATTATCAATGTTGACCAGCCATCTTCAGAGCCTATGGACCCTACTGAAATGTCGGAGGTCTCTGATGTCAGTTCAACACAGATATTACAGTTTTTTCTGATTATTCTTTTGGCTACAGAGAGAGGTATCTTTACTGTTTGTTTAGTCTTCAACAGTAAGAATACAAATCCCTTTTCAATCTGGAATTTTTCAACATCCTCCATTTTCAAGTCGTATTCACTCAAGAGATTTACGAAGTACTTGTATGAAAAATTTTCCATACAGAATAAGCCCAGTTTAACATCAATAGGGCTGTCGGTATAATATTGCAGTTTAGATGCTGCCATAATTTCACATGGTGTTCCAACCATAGCTATCCTACGTTTGCTCATTTTTTTAGCTCCTATTGCATATTAACAATTTTTTTAAAGTTTGTATAATCAATGTCGGTCAGTTCAAAACCATATTCTTCCAAAATTTCTTTCAGCTCTTTTTGATCTTTAAGAGTGGTTTTTTCCATAACCGCATTTTTTCCTAAGCTTTTAACATTTCCAAGAACGTATATGGTTCCTCTCATAATTGATTCGCCGACATCGTCGGTTACATCACCAAGTATTATGAGTTTGCCACCCATCATTAAAAGTCCGGTCATATATCCGCTGTTTCCGCCGATTATAACGGTTCCGCCTTTCATGATTTCACCTGTTCTTGAACCTGTGCTTCCCTTTACTATTACTGTTCCACCATAGATTCCCTGTCCTGCACCGTCTCCGGCAGTACCTTCGATGATGAGTTCGCCTTTTGTCATGTTGTCTCCGGCAAACCATCCTGCATTTCCGGTGATGTGTATCTTTGGTCCGTTGACCATTGTTCCAACGAAATATCCTGCAGAACCATTGATTTCAATGGATACATCTTCGCTCAAACCTGCGCAGATGTTGTGTCTTGATTCGGGATTGTCAATAATGAGCTTTTCATGAAATGCAGCCTGCTGCTTTATAGTACGATTCAATTCCTTTTCATC from uncultured Methanobrevibacter sp. includes these protein-coding regions:
- a CDS encoding tributyrin esterase; translation: MKEYVIDAKDMDEKELNRTIKQQAAFHEKLIIDNPESRHNICAGLSEDVSIEINGSAGYFVGTMVNGPKIHITGNAGWFAGDNMTKGELIIEGTAGDGAGQGIYGGTVIVKGSTGSRTGEIMKGGTVIIGGNSGYMTGLLMMGGKLIILGDVTDDVGESIMRGTIYVLGNVKSLGKNAVMEKTTLKDQKELKEILEEYGFELTDIDYTNFKKIVNMQ
- a CDS encoding PEP/pyruvate-binding domain-containing protein; the encoded protein is MAAFDRIKSGIPGLDTALDNIRLGDNVVWNVTNLNEFSYFVNPYIRQAKEDGRNLIYIRFANHPPLIEMTDEDFELLEIEQNNPDKEFSMIERDGIKIYQVNPYNQFETFTLEVHRIIELEGFDAFYVFDCLSDLQAVWSTDLMMGNFFKVTCPFLFQLDTVAYFPIIRGRHSYDAIAKIRETTQLFLNVYSNSPDEVYVSPLKVWNRYSQTMFLGHKFNPQTGSVKVLQDGHEVSKYYKTVNDSDKYQNGQILDSWERYMLQVRRKHGDGENIDDECDKICELMMTKDEKMLSKIKEYFTFEDYTTIYDRRVGSGSVGGKSCGMLLARKIIEKNCPELYNNVFEPDDSFYIGSDLFYTYIVSNDLWDLRVNQRTEEGYYEYGKKLEDGLKNGTFSDEIKKEFIKILDYFGQNPIIVRSSSFLEDGYGNAFAGKYESVFCVNRGSLEERLAAFEDAVKVVYSSTMNVSALEYRKLNGLDDVDEQMALLVQRVSGSYYGDYLFPTAAGVGFSYSPYSPLPDMDNSKGMLRLVMGLGTKAVDRTKKDYPRIINLDKPEVTLMKDIKEKHRYSQHYLDVIDFNEISLHDIPVDEGLDVIPRYSKRVLVEHDREAERMLRERGQRREIVFVNCEGLVKNSEFIGVMKEILSTLETAYDYPVDIEYTVNVGEDGSFNINLLQCRPLQVSTNNEAIEMPEDKNVFFHIKESSMGMSRKNKIDTICYVDPHKYYEYPYAQKSSLSRIISEVNAYCKSNDRTAILIVPGRIGTSSPELGIPVVFADISHFSAILEESYSEVGYMPELSFGSHMFQDLVEAEIYYGALFENDKKIEFNRDMIYDYSNVLMDINPNLDDEIYDMVQVIDFDEDKAEFYHDMNKDETMCIFK
- a CDS encoding glutamate synthase-related protein: MSFTVERKIEICKQNNDRPGCCWYLCDNPKQSACKNCYSCYSNCPHDVYEVINDEPLPIRQENCVGCKICEEMCPTHAIYVRPLADEGRGVWSNSTMVEIKRKSQSGSYKVRGCGLTRKIPTFDDLSILPAQVSRPPIDSYREPCKTSIVLGDRFAENPIEIATPIMIGAMSFGALSKEAKIALAIGSSKAGSIANTGEGGMLPEERHFADKLIAQYASGRFGVSASYLNNAEAVEIKIGQGAKSGMGGHLLAHKVTAEVARVRNIPEGTSALSPARHMDIVGPEDLGMKIDQLREITDWKVPIIVKFAAGRVEQDVKIAAKAGADIIVVDGMQGGTGAGPEVVTEHAGIPTIEAIVKADDALKDINLRSEVSLVAAGGIRSGADVAKAIALGADAVYIATSALISIGCKVCQSCSEGICPKGIATQERMLRRRLDPIRKGQQVANYIDAMTQEVTSLTQQAGNTDIEKLERQDLVALTMEASQLTGVPMVRN
- a CDS encoding Coenzyme F420 hydrogenase/dehydrogenase, beta subunit C-terminal domain — encoded protein: MSKRRIAMVGTPCEIMAASKLQYYTDSPIDVKLGLFCMENFSYKYFVNLLSEYDLKMEDVEKFQIEKGFVFLLLKTKQTVKIPLSVAKRIIRKNCNICVELTSETSDISVGSIGSEDGWSTLIIRTKKGEEIVDGAIKQEFIKARDLTESQFKFLNKLAEGKIAKNLENIERREFLARPVLYQREKSDNSINKENTESNFMDLKYNVIDVGACVLCGACEYACPEDLITIDDTKPRKRGECPEDCHACFRVCPRTFIHEDLRNDNSKPIGDFIKVLSVKSIKHTQGQDGSIVTTLLDYLLSNKIVTDALIVDKKDDLAWKPYAKITNAIDEVVKSGGTKYSVCPVFKPLKYLKEGVN